A stretch of the Pedobacter sp. MC2016-14 genome encodes the following:
- a CDS encoding SusC/RagA family TonB-linked outer membrane protein produces MIFNNPERISRFYNTISRRLLLICLVSVFSLNTSGQVKKQILFDQEPISTAFTKLEKEFNSRFYYSSGVIDKKEKVSMPAKQRTLNEILAYLSDNYGFLFKASGNMIAVSKKAVPLPSGNIPTKNLKEVKGRAGLAEISHIVYVAGITIREQGTSNSAITDNQGNFRINTTSVAPKLLISYIGYQSSEIEVSGNAVVSVNLIEDANTLDEVTVVSNGYQTLAKKNATGSYATISSADIERRSSQTLDRILEGSIPGLSVYNGFRSVSGTRTQVGSDIQVRGGSAIQSERNTPLIIVDGFPVNQLPDNFNDVEKIDVLKDAAASAIWGARAANGVIVITTKRGKQGDLKIDFSTNLYFTQKNDFGALRKASSADMISVDNEIFKKGYFNSSFFQTGTSGFSPSFDYIMQNEQGLITNNVLKQRQDSLSGLSNLQQNKDLLMRIGVRQNYYLSLAGGAVKYRFVFSGSYDNSKSNFIGDESSNIQVNMRNDYEITRWLHMVGDINAVFNNQNIGTDLRSQLYGLAPYQMQVDAAGNYVYSYNSFNRNTNSTLMAKGYYDNGMNLLQDARLADNESSTFGLRAKLGLEATLAKGLTFNTYFLYDKMKISNHKLLNENSYTARSLLNQYASLDANGKAFFNLPKGNYLDIAETTNDNTSLRSQFNYSNLFGSKHFLNFSAGAEVKQYLTNGLTNRKFNYIDDLQSWSPINQVVLLNGVIGQSGSSRIYDVAQYDQFSYKNTREVSSYATGTYTYDDKYTLQASLRFDESNLFGVDPKYRRTPLWSLGASWDITKEKFFQVDFINLLKLRATVGLTGNYDPSTTPLLVATRAFQTATSDYRARISTDNPYNPMLRWERTKTYNMGTDIAFLSNRFQLSVDLYKKHGYDLLGTQLLDPTIGFTSTKVNGARMINTGLETAFTGMVLKGGGFSWTSTLNFAYNTNKITENRIAESNPVTGRVTGTVPYYVAGNQRESLWSYQWAGLSSQGDPQVYDGNGNKVLVPVLGSLINSGSYRPKYTGGFTNIFNYKGAFASAILIYNFGGVFRREMPTMNGYNWSPVINYQVANRWKAAGDEANTDIPAFQSSPTLSYDGRDRAAMYSSNSVESSNFVRLREVQLGYKIPGSVLEKTPVKSLSLSMQMNNVALWTKNKYGIDPEAIDPQTGAYYLPAPKITTISLRAGF; encoded by the coding sequence ATGATTTTTAACAACCCAGAACGGATTTCACGTTTTTATAATACCATAAGCAGGAGACTTCTGCTGATTTGTCTGGTTTCCGTATTTTCCTTAAACACATCCGGCCAGGTCAAAAAGCAAATTCTATTTGATCAGGAACCTATTTCAACAGCCTTCACTAAGCTGGAGAAGGAATTTAATTCAAGATTTTATTATTCTTCAGGAGTGATAGATAAAAAGGAAAAAGTTAGCATGCCCGCTAAGCAGCGTACATTGAATGAAATCCTTGCTTATTTAAGCGACAACTACGGATTCTTATTCAAAGCATCCGGAAATATGATTGCTGTCAGTAAAAAAGCAGTGCCACTTCCGTCCGGTAATATCCCAACCAAAAACTTAAAGGAAGTTAAAGGACGTGCCGGATTAGCTGAGATTAGCCACATCGTTTATGTTGCGGGCATCACCATCCGTGAACAAGGTACCAGCAACTCTGCAATCACCGACAATCAGGGCAACTTTAGGATCAATACCACTTCAGTAGCACCCAAACTCCTGATCAGTTACATAGGTTATCAAAGTAGCGAAATTGAGGTGAGCGGCAATGCAGTTGTGAGTGTCAATTTGATTGAAGATGCCAATACTTTAGACGAGGTGACTGTGGTATCAAATGGGTATCAGACCCTGGCTAAAAAAAATGCCACCGGTAGTTATGCTACCATTTCTTCGGCAGATATTGAGCGTAGGAGCAGTCAAACGCTTGACCGCATCTTAGAAGGATCAATTCCTGGTCTATCTGTTTACAATGGGTTCCGATCAGTAAGCGGCACAAGAACACAGGTTGGTTCAGACATCCAAGTGAGGGGAGGAAGTGCTATTCAGAGTGAGCGAAATACACCTTTAATTATTGTAGATGGTTTTCCAGTAAACCAGCTGCCAGATAATTTTAATGATGTAGAGAAAATTGATGTACTGAAAGATGCTGCGGCTTCAGCCATCTGGGGAGCAAGGGCAGCAAATGGAGTGATCGTGATTACCACCAAACGTGGTAAACAGGGTGATTTAAAAATAGACTTTTCTACGAACTTATATTTTACACAGAAAAATGATTTTGGAGCGCTTAGAAAGGCCAGTTCTGCCGACATGATCAGCGTAGATAACGAAATCTTTAAAAAAGGGTATTTCAACTCCTCTTTTTTTCAAACTGGTACCAGTGGATTTTCTCCTTCTTTTGATTACATCATGCAAAACGAACAGGGGTTGATTACGAACAATGTCCTTAAACAACGTCAAGACTCTCTTTCAGGTTTGTCTAACCTTCAGCAAAACAAAGATCTTTTAATGCGTATTGGCGTACGGCAAAATTATTATTTGTCGCTTGCCGGTGGGGCGGTTAAATACCGGTTTGTGTTTTCCGGCTCTTACGACAATAGTAAATCGAACTTTATAGGAGATGAGTCAAGTAACATACAGGTGAACATGCGTAACGATTACGAAATAACACGCTGGTTGCATATGGTTGGAGACATCAATGCCGTTTTCAATAATCAAAATATTGGAACAGATTTAAGGTCGCAACTTTATGGGCTTGCCCCCTATCAAATGCAGGTGGATGCTGCCGGAAATTATGTGTACAGTTACAATTCCTTCAACAGAAATACCAATTCAACCTTAATGGCCAAGGGCTATTACGACAACGGCATGAATTTATTACAGGATGCAAGGCTGGCAGATAATGAAAGTAGCACCTTTGGTTTAAGGGCAAAACTGGGATTAGAGGCCACGCTGGCTAAAGGCCTCACCTTTAATACTTATTTTCTATACGATAAGATGAAAATATCCAATCATAAATTGCTGAACGAAAATTCCTATACAGCGAGGTCCTTGTTAAATCAATATGCCAGCCTGGATGCAAACGGAAAAGCATTTTTTAACCTTCCAAAAGGTAATTACCTGGATATTGCAGAAACTACAAATGACAATACATCGCTGAGGTCGCAATTCAATTATTCTAATTTGTTTGGCAGTAAACACTTCCTTAATTTTAGTGCTGGTGCAGAGGTTAAACAGTACTTAACTAATGGCCTTACAAATCGTAAGTTCAATTATATAGACGACCTGCAATCCTGGTCCCCAATTAACCAGGTTGTGCTTCTAAATGGTGTAATTGGTCAAAGTGGATCTAGTAGAATATATGACGTTGCGCAGTATGATCAATTTAGTTATAAAAATACGAGGGAAGTGTCTTCTTATGCTACAGGTACATATACTTACGATGACAAATATACTTTACAGGCCAGTTTACGTTTTGATGAGTCTAATCTGTTTGGCGTAGATCCAAAATATAGACGAACACCTTTATGGTCTTTAGGCGCATCCTGGGACATTACTAAAGAAAAGTTTTTCCAAGTTGATTTTATTAATTTGTTAAAACTTAGGGCCACAGTAGGCTTGACCGGGAACTACGATCCTTCGACCACACCATTGCTGGTTGCTACCAGGGCTTTTCAAACAGCTACTTCAGATTACCGTGCAAGAATTAGTACTGATAATCCTTATAACCCAATGTTAAGATGGGAAAGGACAAAGACGTATAATATGGGAACAGACATCGCATTTTTGAGCAATAGGTTTCAGTTGAGTGTGGATTTGTATAAAAAGCATGGTTATGATTTGTTGGGTACACAATTGTTAGACCCCACTATAGGATTTACTTCAACAAAGGTAAATGGAGCCCGTATGATAAATACAGGGTTAGAAACGGCCTTTACCGGCATGGTGTTAAAGGGGGGAGGCTTTTCCTGGACAAGTACTTTAAATTTTGCATACAACACCAATAAGATCACTGAAAATAGAATCGCAGAAAGCAACCCCGTGACTGGACGCGTAACAGGAACCGTTCCATATTACGTAGCAGGAAATCAAAGAGAAAGTCTATGGAGCTACCAGTGGGCAGGTTTAAGCAGTCAGGGCGATCCGCAAGTTTACGATGGAAATGGCAATAAGGTATTGGTGCCCGTTTTAGGTTCATTGATCAACAGCGGTTCCTACAGGCCTAAATATACGGGTGGCTTTACGAATATTTTTAATTATAAAGGTGCTTTTGCGAGTGCGATCCTGATTTACAATTTTGGAGGCGTATTCCGACGTGAAATGCCTACCATGAACGGCTACAACTGGAGCCCGGTGATTAATTATCAGGTGGCAAACCGTTGGAAAGCAGCAGGTGATGAAGCGAATACAGATATTCCAGCTTTCCAGTCTTCACCAACATTATCCTATGACGGACGCGATCGTGCGGCCATGTATTCTAGTAATAGCGTTGAAAGCAGCAATTTTGTGCGCTTGCGCGAAGTACAGCTTGGATATAAAATTCCAGGCAGCGTGTTAGAAAAAACGCCTGTCAAGAGTTTGTCCCTTTCTATGCAGATGAATAACGTCGCACTCTGGACAAAAAATAAATATGGAATAGATCCAGAAGCTATTGATCCACAAACTGGCGCTTATTATCTGCCAGCACCCAAAATTACAACCATAAGCCTGCGTGCAGGTTTTTAA
- a CDS encoding RagB/SusD family nutrient uptake outer membrane protein, whose translation MFNKIKLMIIAALVIASFGSCKKYLDATPIKGKVVPKTLADFEEFLNDILLSQSGYIYPEFMTDDVLFSSITTANANRQSKSYTWQKELLLSTEDDAEWNSPYNYIYVCNLVLDNLSSATQGTDQVRNRLKAEALTQRAYYQFTLANLYGKDYLAARASTDLSVPIMTRADLEAKAKRATVQEVYEQVINDLQTAISIPDFPDEGRNYIHPGKLASTALLARVYLFKGDYTNALKYANEVLAKKSTLFDWNVLKFSNPLKPSAATIPDMPLIQNNVENIFFKSAANPGIFVRFMASSDLLAILKENDLRYVFNFTRVLSTGLPSTSPNPDYLGNTPNFSIGVPEMMLIKAECLARSGDKDGAVAVLNTLRIKRFKPADYVALAASSAEDALAQVLAERRRELLFRGIRWFELKRLNRDDRFKKTLSRTVAGDTYTLEPNSNRYVLQIAPKIIDLNPSILPNPR comes from the coding sequence ATGTTCAATAAAATTAAACTTATGATTATTGCTGCTCTTGTTATTGCAAGTTTTGGCAGCTGTAAAAAATATTTGGATGCAACACCCATTAAAGGAAAAGTTGTTCCTAAAACACTGGCAGACTTTGAAGAATTCCTAAACGATATTTTGCTAAGCCAGTCGGGTTACATCTATCCAGAATTCATGACGGATGACGTCTTGTTTAGCTCCATTACCACAGCCAATGCTAACAGGCAATCCAAGTCCTATACCTGGCAAAAGGAGCTTCTTTTGTCTACAGAGGATGATGCTGAATGGAATTCCCCATATAATTACATTTACGTATGCAACCTGGTACTTGATAATCTTTCAAGTGCCACTCAGGGAACAGACCAGGTTAGGAACCGGCTTAAAGCCGAGGCGCTTACCCAACGGGCTTATTATCAATTTACGTTGGCCAATTTGTACGGAAAAGATTACCTGGCTGCTAGGGCTTCAACAGATTTGTCTGTGCCAATCATGACCAGGGCAGACCTGGAGGCAAAGGCTAAACGTGCCACTGTACAGGAAGTATATGAACAGGTGATAAACGATTTGCAAACCGCCATTTCGATTCCGGATTTTCCGGATGAAGGGCGAAATTACATTCATCCGGGTAAGTTAGCTTCTACGGCGCTATTGGCAAGGGTTTACTTATTTAAAGGGGATTATACAAATGCATTAAAATACGCAAATGAGGTTTTGGCAAAAAAGAGTACCTTATTTGATTGGAATGTGTTAAAGTTTAGCAATCCACTTAAGCCAAGCGCGGCAACAATTCCGGATATGCCGTTGATTCAAAATAATGTAGAAAATATCTTTTTTAAGTCGGCCGCAAATCCTGGAATATTTGTGCGCTTTATGGCAAGTTCTGACCTGTTGGCTATTCTAAAAGAAAACGACCTGCGTTATGTATTTAATTTTACGCGGGTACTTTCAACAGGTTTGCCGAGCACCAGTCCAAACCCTGATTACTTGGGTAATACACCTAATTTTAGCATTGGGGTGCCAGAAATGATGTTGATCAAAGCGGAGTGTTTGGCAAGGTCAGGTGATAAGGATGGTGCTGTTGCTGTACTAAATACGCTAAGAATAAAAAGATTTAAGCCTGCGGACTACGTTGCTTTAGCTGCGTCATCTGCGGAGGATGCACTGGCACAAGTATTAGCTGAACGTCGCAGAGAGTTACTTTTTCGCGGGATCCGTTGGTTTGAACTAAAGAGATTAAACCGCGACGACCGGTTTAAGAAAACCCTTAGCCGCACAGTTGCTGGTGATACCTACACTTTAGAACCAAATAGCAATCGATATGTATTGCAAATTGCACCAAAAATTATAGACCTAAATCCATCCATTCTTCCTAATCCCAGATGA
- a CDS encoding TlpA disulfide reductase family protein: protein MLYTKSFLLVVVIAAALLFSLQSSAQLPDATLKHLTINSAAHPVGTKLKLYREWPFRTLIDTGVLDDSGQVQLSIAEPLPAVFTLELRKPYLSKTFILEKGASKIDVTAHLAVSFDAGPLQVRLENFLDEIKPLEQEWSKVGANYQKASSLEDKLIAEAESRDLAEKVHSRKADFIKVNANTILGHWYAHYNINILDLKQLEMLKDCFYPSRNSNKISEEIEAKIRGFKANLLTGTKAPSFLLPSIEGDSISLEMLLKKNKYVLIDFWASWCTPCRAVNRSITPHYAALKSKGIAVVSISVDEDEGAWKKAVLSDQIPWIQLVSKSMKSKAVLDFKVKSLPSTFLVDQSGTIIKQNIEVYELLKML from the coding sequence ATGTTATATACAAAATCTTTCTTGTTGGTTGTGGTGATCGCAGCCGCACTTTTATTCAGTTTGCAATCTAGTGCACAATTGCCCGATGCTACCCTCAAACACCTTACCATTAACTCGGCTGCACATCCGGTTGGAACAAAATTAAAGTTGTACAGAGAATGGCCCTTTAGGACGCTAATTGACACGGGTGTTTTGGATGATTCTGGGCAAGTTCAATTGAGTATTGCAGAACCATTACCAGCTGTATTCACTTTGGAACTCAGAAAGCCATATTTGAGCAAAACGTTTATTCTGGAAAAAGGAGCCAGCAAGATAGACGTAACAGCGCACTTAGCTGTAAGTTTTGATGCCGGGCCACTTCAGGTTCGACTGGAAAATTTCCTTGACGAGATAAAGCCCTTAGAACAAGAATGGAGTAAAGTTGGTGCTAATTATCAGAAAGCAAGCAGCCTTGAAGACAAGCTTATTGCAGAAGCAGAGAGCAGGGATTTAGCAGAAAAAGTCCATTCCAGGAAAGCCGATTTTATTAAAGTTAATGCTAATACTATTCTTGGACATTGGTATGCGCATTATAATATCAATATACTTGATCTAAAACAATTAGAAATGCTTAAAGATTGCTTTTACCCAAGTCGGAACAGCAATAAAATCTCTGAGGAGATTGAGGCTAAAATACGGGGATTCAAAGCCAATTTGCTTACCGGAACTAAGGCACCGTCTTTTTTGTTGCCGTCTATAGAAGGAGATTCTATCTCACTTGAGATGCTGCTTAAAAAAAACAAGTATGTGTTAATAGATTTTTGGGCCTCCTGGTGTACACCATGCCGGGCGGTTAACAGAAGTATTACGCCACATTATGCAGCTTTAAAAAGTAAAGGCATAGCGGTTGTCTCCATTTCTGTTGACGAAGACGAAGGTGCCTGGAAAAAAGCAGTTTTGTCTGATCAGATTCCCTGGATCCAGCTCGTTTCTAAGTCCATGAAATCAAAGGCAGTTTTGGACTTTAAGGTCAAATCTTTGCCTTCAACATTTTTAGTTGATCAGTCAGGCACGATTATTAAACAAAACATTGAAGTTTATGAATTGCTAAAGATGTTGTAG
- a CDS encoding carbonic anhydrase family protein — protein MRFFCFVIFVVSLVGLGACKQKSALKEHEFNTGNDTVMIDTEDILKTDILTKEQQDKLKPTDVLSRLKKGNQDFTEDNLTIRNTTERVRKASLGQYPKAVILSCLDSRVPVEDIFHSGIGNLFVVRVAGNIINDDILGSMEYACKVSGAKLVLVLGHEYCGAIKSSIDGVELGNITKLLNKIKPAVGVARMTFQGEAVSSNPKFVEAVCENNVKLGIAEIRRKSPILKEMEAKKEILIVGAVYDMKTGKVEMFEDAQ, from the coding sequence ATGAGGTTTTTCTGTTTTGTTATTTTTGTGGTCTCCCTTGTAGGGCTCGGAGCTTGCAAACAAAAAAGTGCTTTAAAGGAACACGAATTTAATACAGGTAATGATACGGTGATGATCGACACCGAAGATATTTTGAAGACTGATATTTTAACCAAAGAACAACAAGATAAACTTAAACCTACCGATGTGCTTTCAAGGTTAAAGAAAGGTAATCAGGATTTTACCGAAGATAATCTCACCATTCGAAATACTACCGAAAGAGTGAGAAAGGCCTCCTTGGGGCAATATCCAAAGGCAGTTATACTTTCATGCTTGGATTCAAGAGTTCCAGTTGAAGACATATTTCACAGCGGAATAGGTAACCTTTTTGTAGTGAGAGTTGCTGGGAATATTATAAATGACGATATTTTGGGAAGTATGGAATATGCCTGTAAAGTGTCTGGGGCAAAATTAGTACTTGTTCTGGGCCATGAATATTGTGGCGCCATAAAATCATCCATTGACGGCGTAGAGTTGGGAAACATTACGAAGTTGCTCAATAAGATTAAACCAGCTGTTGGCGTTGCGAGGATGACTTTTCAAGGAGAAGCAGTATCCTCAAATCCAAAATTTGTTGAAGCAGTTTGTGAAAACAACGTTAAGCTGGGAATCGCCGAAATTCGCAGAAAAAGTCCAATCCTAAAGGAGATGGAAGCTAAAAAGGAAATATTAATCGTTGGTGCTGTTTACGATATGAAAACAGGTAAAGTCGAAATGTTCGAGGATGCACAGTAA
- a CDS encoding mechanosensitive ion channel family protein: MKKFTIFCILCTVGMIVFCSKSFGQTSDSTRKDTAVAKDNFVTKMQRFAQISAKKSAEEFNADKAVMAQGRILEEVKKVMQKAKSYLKTAADTTGAKTELAQIEKDYNAAVDGVMINKGTAQTFRNLTATAKILSELLNKSLARKAKLDIQQQSMTGFRYQLDSLTSLPELFKFPTDSAELYKYLQQLKVVAIEISPIDSALKISSKSVQLLLNQVNVRAFTLQATLDEISHYQAEMGTNMFNREFANIWEEAGSYRPFREILEQGKTKGLLTLVFYVQNNIGKLIVLVLLILASFTYLRSLKKIYIENNMISGDYEGQLVLRYPLASAVLIVISIFQFIFFSPPFILNIIFWVLCCLSLTIMFRRFIVKYWMNVWLSMVALFLMAALDNLVLQASRTERWIMLFLAISGVIAGIYVLTKGRREELREKLILIAISLMVAIEFSSAICNIFGRYNLAKALLISGYLNVVVAILFLWTIRLINEGLFLAFNIYTKQELKLFYLNFAKVGKTAPLYFYVLLITGWIILFGRNFAGFDYIAGPLREFFNADRTIGSYTFSINGLLLFFVIMSIAVVISKIVSFFASDRHLTHTKEEKNIAQGIGSWLLLVRITILSIGLFLAVAAAGIPLDRITIVLGALGVGIGFGLQALVNNLVSGLIIAFEKPVNVGDVVEVDGQGGTVKSIGFRSSVVSTYDGADVIMPNGDLLNSHLTNWSLGGNRRRSTLLIGVSYDSDLEQAKKILSDILAAEHRLTTNPAPIVQYEQFNDSSIDVRIFFWAKSMRDSPAVKSDLIMAINAAFKLNKISIPFPQHDVHLPNLTTKTDIGQ; this comes from the coding sequence ATGAAAAAATTTACAATCTTCTGCATATTGTGCACTGTCGGAATGATAGTTTTCTGCAGTAAATCTTTTGGTCAAACTTCAGATTCGACCAGAAAAGACACGGCTGTAGCTAAAGATAACTTTGTGACAAAAATGCAGCGCTTTGCCCAAATATCAGCTAAAAAAAGTGCTGAGGAATTTAATGCGGATAAAGCTGTTATGGCGCAGGGAAGGATTCTGGAAGAGGTAAAAAAGGTGATGCAAAAAGCGAAAAGCTATTTAAAAACTGCGGCTGACACCACTGGTGCAAAAACTGAACTTGCCCAAATAGAGAAAGATTACAATGCTGCTGTAGATGGTGTGATGATCAATAAGGGAACCGCTCAAACTTTTAGAAACCTTACCGCTACCGCTAAAATACTCTCCGAACTTCTCAATAAGTCACTAGCCAGAAAAGCAAAGCTAGATATTCAGCAGCAAAGTATGACCGGCTTTCGCTATCAACTAGATTCGCTAACAAGTTTGCCTGAGCTATTTAAGTTTCCTACAGATTCAGCAGAACTTTACAAATACCTTCAACAATTAAAAGTCGTTGCTATTGAAATTAGCCCAATAGACAGCGCATTAAAGATTTCCAGCAAAAGTGTGCAGTTGCTTTTAAACCAGGTGAATGTAAGAGCCTTTACGCTACAGGCAACCCTGGATGAAATTTCGCATTATCAGGCGGAGATGGGCACCAATATGTTTAACCGTGAGTTCGCCAACATTTGGGAAGAAGCAGGTTCTTACAGACCATTTAGAGAGATTCTTGAACAAGGAAAAACAAAGGGTCTGCTTACGCTGGTCTTTTATGTTCAGAACAACATCGGAAAACTCATCGTACTGGTCCTGCTGATCCTCGCATCGTTCACTTATCTGCGCTCTTTAAAGAAGATATACATTGAAAATAACATGATAAGCGGCGATTATGAAGGCCAGCTCGTATTGAGGTATCCTTTGGCTTCTGCTGTGCTCATCGTCATTAGTATCTTTCAATTTATTTTCTTTTCACCACCTTTTATTTTAAATATAATCTTTTGGGTCTTGTGTTGCTTGAGTCTCACCATTATGTTTAGACGCTTTATAGTCAAATATTGGATGAATGTATGGCTTAGTATGGTGGCTCTCTTTCTGATGGCTGCGCTGGATAATTTGGTCCTGCAGGCATCACGCACTGAACGCTGGATCATGCTGTTTTTAGCAATTTCAGGCGTCATAGCTGGTATCTATGTCTTAACAAAAGGGCGTCGGGAGGAGTTAAGGGAGAAACTCATCCTGATTGCGATAAGCCTAATGGTAGCAATTGAGTTCAGCTCCGCAATATGTAATATTTTTGGACGGTATAACCTTGCAAAAGCCCTGCTCATTAGTGGTTATTTAAATGTAGTAGTGGCTATTTTATTTTTATGGACCATCAGACTTATCAACGAAGGATTGTTTCTGGCGTTTAATATATATACCAAACAAGAGCTAAAACTATTTTACCTGAATTTTGCCAAAGTTGGTAAAACCGCACCTTTATATTTTTACGTCTTACTCATTACTGGTTGGATTATCTTGTTTGGAAGGAACTTTGCGGGCTTCGATTATATAGCAGGCCCCTTACGTGAGTTTTTTAATGCGGACAGAACCATTGGCAGTTATACGTTCAGCATTAATGGATTGCTGTTGTTTTTCGTTATCATGAGCATTGCGGTAGTAATCTCCAAAATAGTTTCTTTCTTTGCTTCTGACAGACACCTTACACATACCAAAGAAGAAAAAAATATCGCTCAGGGAATTGGAAGCTGGCTTTTATTGGTCCGCATCACCATCTTAAGTATTGGCTTGTTTCTAGCAGTTGCCGCAGCTGGAATTCCGCTCGACCGCATTACCATCGTACTGGGCGCACTTGGTGTAGGTATAGGATTTGGTTTACAGGCATTGGTCAACAATCTTGTCAGCGGGCTAATCATCGCTTTTGAGAAACCAGTAAACGTAGGTGACGTTGTGGAGGTAGATGGCCAGGGGGGCACTGTAAAATCAATTGGTTTTAGAAGCAGTGTAGTGTCAACGTATGACGGCGCAGATGTTATAATGCCAAATGGCGACTTGTTAAATTCTCATCTTACAAACTGGTCGCTCGGTGGCAACAGAAGAAGATCCACGCTTTTGATTGGTGTTTCCTACGATTCCGATCTGGAACAAGCTAAAAAGATATTATCGGACATCCTGGCTGCTGAACATAGGCTAACCACAAATCCTGCACCTATTGTGCAATATGAACAGTTTAACGACAGCTCCATCGACGTCAGAATATTTTTCTGGGCTAAAAGTATGCGCGATTCCCCTGCAGTAAAAAGCGATCTGATTATGGCAATTAATGCGGCTTTTAAATTGAATAAAATCTCTATACCGTTTCCGCAACATGACGTACATTTACCTAACTTAACTACAAAAACTGATATCGGGCAATAG
- a CDS encoding DUF3943 domain-containing protein yields the protein MTKKLHLTLVFIFTNLFCWAQMSTDTTFVPKKRFGRAVTELFVVQLIPWSYNKFVTKADFATLDIKSIGNNLNPKNWEWDDNSFKTNQFGHPYHGNLYYSSFRTNGHKFWQSVPAAFAGSFLWEVAAERNKFAPNDFINTSLGGITLGEMTYRLSRKIVNNRSRGAKRQVQEVFGLLVNPLNGMNRLINGEWGRIHGLVDTANKLTAYLNIGSRHFNVKTYQENLRGKAEIYLRLRLLYGEKFKETNSPFDHFSAIIEMGGGDSTYVNNLQVSGALKTWPMEVEGSAKHLYTITMNYDFIKNNAFQYGGQSFSFKLISNWNPNRKVRFTSEIGSGVIALGAVPDKYMFYGEGRNYDYCAGLSVTAAGSMIINNRFETELNYRGSRFQTINGNPSSYILNTLSADLRGYLSERFSLAAGAGQYTLNGFFKGFENVAEIYPFARFSIGYKL from the coding sequence ATGACTAAAAAACTACACCTTACACTTGTATTTATATTCACGAACTTGTTTTGCTGGGCACAAATGTCAACCGACACCACCTTTGTACCGAAAAAACGTTTTGGCAGGGCTGTAACAGAACTGTTTGTTGTGCAATTAATTCCCTGGAGTTATAACAAATTTGTAACGAAAGCAGATTTTGCCACTTTGGACATAAAAAGTATAGGCAACAACCTCAACCCAAAAAACTGGGAATGGGATGACAACAGCTTTAAAACAAACCAGTTTGGCCACCCCTATCATGGCAACTTATATTACAGTTCTTTTCGTACTAACGGACATAAGTTTTGGCAATCTGTGCCTGCTGCTTTTGCTGGAAGTTTCTTGTGGGAAGTAGCTGCAGAAAGAAACAAATTTGCACCCAATGATTTTATAAATACGAGCTTAGGAGGAATTACATTGGGCGAAATGACCTACCGCTTATCCAGGAAAATTGTGAATAACAGATCAAGAGGGGCCAAAAGGCAAGTCCAGGAGGTTTTCGGGTTGCTGGTAAACCCCTTAAATGGAATGAATCGTTTGATCAATGGAGAATGGGGTAGAATTCATGGCCTAGTTGATACGGCGAATAAACTTACAGCTTATTTAAATATTGGTTCCCGGCATTTTAACGTAAAGACTTACCAGGAAAATCTTAGGGGAAAGGCAGAGATCTATCTTCGCTTACGACTTTTATATGGAGAAAAATTTAAAGAAACCAATTCGCCCTTCGACCATTTTTCTGCGATAATTGAAATGGGTGGCGGCGACTCAACTTATGTCAACAATTTGCAGGTTAGCGGGGCTCTTAAAACCTGGCCGATGGAGGTTGAAGGGAGTGCAAAACACCTTTACACCATAACAATGAACTATGACTTCATTAAAAATAATGCCTTTCAGTATGGAGGACAGAGTTTCAGTTTTAAATTGATTTCTAACTGGAATCCAAATAGAAAAGTAAGGTTTACCAGTGAAATTGGCAGCGGTGTAATTGCATTAGGTGCGGTTCCAGATAAATATATGTTTTACGGTGAAGGAAGAAATTATGACTACTGTGCAGGGCTGAGCGTTACTGCAGCAGGCTCCATGATCATTAACAACCGGTTTGAAACGGAACTCAATTACCGGGGCAGTAGGTTTCAAACCATTAATGGGAATCCATCATCTTATATATTGAATACGCTATCCGCTGATTTGCGTGGATACTTGTCTGAACGTTTTTCTTTAGCTGCGGGTGCCGGTCAGTATACCTTAAACGGTTTTTTTAAAGGCTTTGAAAATGTAGCCGAAATTTACCCTTTTGCCCGCTTCTCAATTGGTTACAAACTATAA